One Dialister invisus DSM 15470 genomic region harbors:
- a CDS encoding nucleotidyltransferase family protein gives MKAFLLAAGLGTRLRPLTWTVPKCLVPIQGRPLLAWWMDLFEQHRISEILINTNYLPDPVRKFIKEYNQTRGKVKLVESYEKELLGSGGTVLINRNFVENEEDFFICYADNLTNADLSSMMDFHKKNHALLTMGLFHTNNPTGCGIAVYNKEGKITEFVEKPKYPKSDLANAGIYVVNKKIYDYIPNKSFVDFGGDVLPELVGKMYGYPIKEYLLDVGTWPNYEEAQEKWRK, from the coding sequence ATGAAAGCATTCTTATTGGCCGCAGGTTTGGGAACTCGTCTGCGCCCTCTTACTTGGACGGTTCCTAAGTGCTTGGTGCCTATCCAAGGTCGTCCATTGCTTGCATGGTGGATGGACTTATTCGAACAGCATCGTATTTCAGAAATTCTTATCAATACTAATTATTTACCCGATCCAGTTCGAAAATTTATTAAAGAATATAATCAAACACGAGGAAAGGTGAAATTGGTGGAGAGCTATGAAAAGGAACTATTGGGCAGCGGTGGGACCGTGTTGATCAATCGTAATTTTGTAGAGAATGAAGAAGATTTCTTTATCTGCTATGCGGATAATCTGACTAATGCCGATTTATCTTCGATGATGGATTTCCATAAAAAAAATCATGCTCTTCTAACGATGGGTCTGTTCCATACGAATAATCCTACAGGCTGTGGCATTGCTGTATATAATAAAGAGGGAAAAATTACGGAGTTCGTGGAAAAACCGAAATATCCCAAAAGTGATTTAGCAAATGCGGGAATTTATGTAGTCAATAAGAAAATTTATGATTACATTCCGAACAAATCATTTGTTGATTTTGGCGGGGATGTTCTTCCTGAATTGGTGGGAAAAATGTATGGTTATCCAATTAAAGAGTATCTTTTAGATGTAGGCACATGGCCTAATTATGAAGAAGCACAGGAGAAATGGCGTAAATGA
- a CDS encoding D-glycero-alpha-D-manno-heptose-1,7-bisphosphate 7-phosphatase: MNKGKKTVFLDRDGVINVQAAPYDYIRNWSQFYFLPHVEESVKRLNDHGFQVIIVTNQRGVARGLMTLADVEDIHSHMQECLKRNGAHVDGIYICPHEEGTCHCRKPDIGLFLQAERDFSVDKSWSYMVGDSESDIIAGKRCGIKTIAVNKELLGADFRCESLKEAANKILEEEQK, encoded by the coding sequence ATGAATAAAGGGAAAAAGACCGTCTTTCTTGATAGGGATGGAGTTATAAATGTACAGGCTGCACCATATGACTATATTAGGAATTGGAGTCAGTTTTATTTCTTGCCTCATGTGGAGGAATCTGTTAAGAGACTTAATGACCATGGATTTCAGGTTATCATAGTGACTAATCAGCGTGGAGTCGCTCGCGGACTTATGACTCTGGCAGACGTGGAAGACATACATAGCCATATGCAAGAATGTTTGAAAAGGAACGGTGCCCATGTAGATGGTATTTATATTTGTCCGCATGAAGAGGGAACTTGCCACTGCAGGAAACCGGATATTGGGCTTTTTCTTCAGGCAGAGAGGGATTTTTCTGTAGATAAATCTTGGTCTTATATGGTTGGTGATAGTGAAAGTGATATTATTGCAGGAAAGCGTTGCGGTATAAAAACTATTGCTGTTAATAAAGAATTACTGGGTGCAGATTTTCGCTGTGAATCGCTTAAAGAAGCGGCAAACAAGATTTTAGAGGAGGAACAAAAATGA
- a CDS encoding ATP-dependent 6-phosphofructokinase: MKKIAVLTSGGDAPGMNAAIRSVIRMAGFLHCEIVGIHRGYSGLLEEDFRLLTNRDAGGIVLRGGTMLKTARCPAFFDEDNQKKGARILKNHGIEGLVVIGGDGSVQGAAALSSLGIPTVTIPGTIDNDMHGTDETIGHDTAVNAVVGAVSRIRDTASAHDRAAIIEVMGRFAGNIALDAGIACGAEYILVPEVPFSREKLARSLIGQMKEGRTNSIIICAEGADDGRALGDWLKERTNIDICTTILGFIQRGGRPSARDSILGSLLGAAAVKALLDGQITSLIGMNKGEIRILPYSEAAKEKKIFKKGLYTLAGILGAAQEDEDIAESGL; the protein is encoded by the coding sequence ATGAAAAAAATAGCTGTGCTTACCTCCGGCGGGGACGCGCCGGGCATGAACGCGGCCATTCGAAGCGTGATACGGATGGCGGGTTTTCTGCATTGTGAAATCGTGGGTATCCATCGGGGATACTCGGGACTTTTGGAAGAAGATTTCCGGCTGCTCACGAATCGTGATGCCGGCGGGATCGTCCTCCGCGGCGGTACGATGCTGAAAACCGCCCGCTGTCCCGCCTTTTTTGATGAAGACAATCAGAAAAAAGGCGCGCGGATCTTAAAAAATCACGGGATAGAAGGGCTTGTCGTCATCGGCGGTGACGGTTCCGTCCAGGGGGCAGCGGCCTTGTCCAGCCTTGGCATCCCCACTGTAACCATACCCGGCACCATAGACAATGATATGCACGGCACGGATGAAACCATCGGCCATGATACGGCGGTCAATGCCGTGGTGGGTGCGGTCAGCCGTATCCGTGATACCGCATCTGCCCACGACAGGGCAGCCATTATCGAGGTGATGGGACGGTTTGCCGGAAATATAGCCCTTGATGCGGGAATTGCCTGCGGTGCCGAATACATCCTTGTTCCCGAAGTTCCCTTCAGCCGTGAAAAGCTGGCAAGGAGCCTGATCGGGCAGATGAAAGAAGGCAGGACAAACAGCATCATCATCTGCGCGGAAGGCGCCGACGATGGCAGAGCTTTGGGAGACTGGCTGAAAGAACGGACGAATATAGATATCTGCACCACCATTCTGGGATTTATCCAAAGAGGCGGACGTCCCAGCGCCAGAGACAGCATCCTCGGCTCCCTCCTCGGTGCGGCAGCCGTGAAAGCCCTCTTAGACGGACAAATCACTTCTCTTATCGGGATGAATAAGGGGGAAATCCGTATTCTGCCGTACAGCGAAGCGGCCAAAGAAAAAAAGATATTCAAAAAAGGACTCTACACCCTGGCCGGTATACTGGGCGCCGCGCAGGAAGATGAGGATATAGCGGAAAGCGGACTGTAA
- a CDS encoding SIS domain-containing protein — protein sequence MDGKKINGIDNSGEKPMNYIAGMKNYFEKEKAAIDSLNLEEMNRAVNAVYDTWQKDGIIYTMGNGGSAATASHMVCDFNKGVSMETGKRFKMICLSDNTPIITAIANDIAYDEIFRVQLRDVVKKGDLLIAVSGSGNSANVLDAVTYAKEQGAQVIAMTGYNGGKLMQLADYNLHVPVNDMQIAEDIHMVFVHLMMRLFNDAYGKGNK from the coding sequence ATGGATGGGAAAAAAATAAACGGTATTGATAATAGCGGAGAGAAACCTATGAATTATATTGCAGGCATGAAGAACTATTTCGAAAAAGAAAAGGCAGCCATTGATTCCCTAAATCTGGAAGAAATGAATCGGGCCGTGAATGCCGTGTATGACACATGGCAGAAGGATGGAATCATTTATACCATGGGTAATGGAGGCAGTGCAGCCACTGCAAGCCATATGGTTTGTGATTTTAATAAAGGCGTTTCCATGGAAACCGGAAAACGCTTTAAGATGATATGTCTTTCTGATAATACGCCTATTATCACGGCTATTGCCAATGACATTGCCTATGATGAGATATTCCGCGTCCAGCTTCGTGATGTAGTAAAGAAGGGAGATCTCCTTATTGCGGTCTCCGGCAGTGGTAATTCTGCGAATGTACTGGATGCTGTTACCTATGCAAAAGAGCAGGGTGCCCAAGTCATAGCGATGACAGGGTACAATGGGGGAAAGCTCATGCAGTTGGCTGATTATAACCTTCACGTTCCTGTAAATGATATGCAGATAGCAGAAGATATCCATATGGTTTTTGTCCATTTGATGATGCGTCTGTTCAATGATGCCTATGGTAAGGGCAATAAATAA
- a CDS encoding DUF4422 domain-containing protein, translating into MDIKILIAMHKPYWHPDDPVYMPIHVGKKGKASIGLPGDDTGDNISDRNPAYCELTGVYWAWKNLKADYVGLVHYRRYFTHKGFFLRSILEKRKDILTGKDWEKILSSHPIVVADKRKYRIETNEAHYLHAHPREQLDVALNVIRKKYPEYEKGWNILMNRTWAHMFNMFVMRKDYFDEWCAWWFSVMFEVEKQVDLSEYPKPEQRWFIDELLLDVWLETKGYPYYECNVDYFEKQNWLKKGWSFIGRKLGSK; encoded by the coding sequence ATGGACATCAAGATTCTTATAGCCATGCATAAGCCGTACTGGCATCCTGATGATCCGGTATATATGCCTATCCATGTAGGGAAAAAGGGAAAGGCATCCATTGGACTTCCAGGAGATGATACTGGAGATAATATTTCGGACAGGAATCCGGCCTATTGTGAACTGACCGGAGTATACTGGGCCTGGAAAAATCTCAAAGCCGATTATGTTGGACTTGTCCATTATCGTCGATATTTTACTCACAAGGGATTTTTTTTGCGGTCTATTCTTGAAAAGAGAAAAGATATTCTTACGGGAAAAGACTGGGAAAAAATCCTATCTTCCCATCCGATTGTAGTAGCGGATAAAAGAAAATACCGCATCGAAACAAATGAGGCCCATTATCTCCATGCCCATCCAAGAGAGCAGCTTGATGTGGCACTGAATGTTATCCGAAAAAAATATCCGGAATATGAAAAAGGCTGGAATATACTGATGAATCGTACCTGGGCTCATATGTTCAATATGTTCGTTATGAGGAAAGATTACTTTGACGAATGGTGCGCTTGGTGGTTTAGCGTAATGTTTGAGGTTGAAAAACAGGTAGATTTGTCCGAATATCCAAAGCCGGAGCAGCGATGGTTTATTGATGAGTTACTTTTGGATGTGTGGCTCGAAACAAAAGGCTATCCATACTATGAATGTAATGTAGACTATTTCGAAAAACAAAACTGGCTCAAGAAAGGATGGAGCTTCATAGGCAGGAAGTTGGGTAGCAAATAA
- a CDS encoding GHMP kinase, translating to MIITKTPLRISFIGGGTDLPAYYENGYGAVVSTTINKYIYITLNKRFDDTIRLSYSQTENVDHVEDLKHDIAKACLKMAGITGGVEITSIADIPSGTGLGSSSSFTVGLLNALYTYQGERLSSEELAEKASHIEIDILHHPIGKQDQYAAAFGGVNYFSFERHGDVTRDKIKLSDYDIRNMDRKFMMFYTGIRRSADGILAKQSEETHNKLSVLDFMRNQANTMRNYLVTKGFDESFADMLDEAWKKKRTITSGITNGEIDTLYQKALEAGAKGGKLLGAGGGGFILLYCDEQYQDQVRQALGLKEVDFELSTYGSRVVYFE from the coding sequence ATGATTATAACAAAAACCCCTTTACGAATCAGTTTTATTGGCGGGGGGACTGATTTGCCCGCTTATTATGAAAATGGCTATGGTGCAGTAGTAAGCACGACTATTAATAAATATATATACATAACTCTCAATAAGAGATTTGATGATACGATTCGACTGAGCTATTCACAAACAGAAAATGTTGATCATGTTGAGGATTTGAAGCATGATATTGCTAAAGCTTGCCTTAAGATGGCTGGCATTACAGGGGGAGTTGAAATTACTTCCATTGCCGATATTCCTTCCGGTACGGGGTTAGGATCATCCAGCAGCTTTACGGTGGGGCTTTTGAATGCTCTTTATACATATCAGGGTGAACGTCTTTCTTCAGAAGAATTGGCTGAGAAAGCCTCCCATATTGAAATTGATATACTGCATCATCCAATTGGAAAACAAGACCAGTATGCAGCTGCATTTGGTGGGGTGAATTACTTCTCTTTTGAGCGCCATGGAGACGTGACAAGAGACAAGATTAAGCTCTCCGATTATGATATCCGGAATATGGATCGTAAATTCATGATGTTTTATACCGGCATCCGTAGAAGTGCAGATGGTATTCTTGCAAAACAGAGTGAAGAAACCCACAATAAATTGTCGGTTCTTGATTTCATGCGGAATCAGGCTAACACGATGCGGAACTATTTAGTCACGAAAGGGTTTGATGAAAGTTTTGCTGATATGCTTGATGAAGCTTGGAAGAAGAAAAGAACTATTACATCTGGTATTACTAATGGAGAAATTGATACACTATACCAGAAAGCATTGGAAGCGGGAGCCAAAGGTGGAAAGCTGCTGGGAGCCGGTGGTGGCGGATTTATTCTGCTTTATTGTGATGAACAGTATCAGGATCAGGTCAGACAGGCACTGGGGCTTAAAGAAGTTGATTTCGAACTGTCGACCTATGGCAGCCGAGTAGTTTATTTCGAGTAA
- the galE gene encoding UDP-glucose 4-epimerase GalE: MNVLITGGAGYIGSHCNRYFNEKGIYTVIVDDLSDGHEESVVAGKFVKGSFGDRALMEKILKEEKIDAVIHFAAFASVPDSVARPSRYYHNNVSNMLNLLDAMVATGVKYIVFSSSAATFGEPVYTPIDEKHPQKPINPYGMTKLIGEKMLLDYEQAYGIHSCAFRYFNASGCSHDSLIGEAHNPECHLIPLVIRAAIHGEPHLKVFGDDYDTRDGSCLRDYVHVEDLAEAHYLGLKYIMEHNCSEQFNLGSQTGFTVLEIIKSFEKVSGLKVPYEIAGRRAGDPAVLVASNEKAKKLLGWELKQSSLENILRTAYGWEKNKRY; encoded by the coding sequence ATGAACGTACTTATTACAGGAGGCGCCGGTTATATCGGCAGTCATTGCAATCGCTATTTCAATGAAAAAGGAATTTATACGGTGATTGTGGATGATTTGAGTGATGGCCATGAAGAATCTGTAGTAGCCGGAAAATTCGTGAAAGGCAGTTTTGGTGATAGAGCTCTTATGGAGAAGATCCTTAAAGAGGAAAAGATTGATGCGGTTATTCATTTTGCCGCTTTTGCTTCTGTGCCGGACTCCGTAGCCCGGCCATCCCGTTATTATCATAATAATGTTTCCAACATGCTGAATCTTCTGGACGCCATGGTAGCGACAGGGGTGAAGTACATCGTATTTTCTTCTTCTGCTGCTACTTTTGGTGAACCGGTATATACACCGATTGATGAAAAGCATCCGCAGAAGCCGATTAATCCCTATGGCATGACAAAACTTATCGGTGAAAAAATGCTGCTGGACTATGAACAGGCCTATGGCATCCATTCCTGTGCGTTCCGCTATTTCAATGCTTCCGGCTGCTCCCATGACTCCCTTATCGGGGAAGCCCATAATCCTGAATGTCATCTGATTCCTCTTGTTATTCGGGCGGCCATTCATGGTGAACCCCATCTCAAAGTATTTGGCGATGATTATGATACTCGCGATGGTAGCTGTCTCAGGGATTATGTCCATGTTGAAGATCTGGCAGAAGCTCATTATCTGGGGCTCAAATATATTATGGAACATAACTGCTCTGAACAGTTTAATCTGGGCAGTCAGACAGGTTTCACGGTATTGGAAATCATCAAATCCTTTGAAAAAGTCAGCGGACTTAAAGTGCCCTATGAGATTGCTGGTCGCCGTGCGGGGGACCCGGCCGTTCTTGTGGCTTCCAATGAGAAGGCAAAGAAACTCCTTGGCTGGGAACTGAAGCAGAGTTCTTTGGAAAATATCCTGAGGACTGCCTATGGATGGGAAAAAAATAAACGGTATTGA
- the glf gene encoding UDP-galactopyranose mutase, with protein MKRYDYLIVGSGLFGAVFAHEAKEHGKRCLVLERRSYKGGNIYCENRDGINIHAYGGHIFHTSNKEIWDYASQFVEFNNYVNSPVANYKGELYNLPFNMNTFHEMWGVITPQQAADKIAEQRAVITHEPRNLEEQAISLVGTDIYEKLIKGYTEKQWGRPCTELPAFIIRRLPVRYTYDNNYFNDRYQGVPVGGYNVLVDGLLEGIEVKTDIDYLKDRQHWNSLADRIIYTGAIDEYFDYCYGELEYRGLRFELERHEISNYQGVAAVNYTDREIPYTRIIEHKHFEFGIQPVTYITKEYPASWKRGEEAYYPVNDKKNQDLYQKYAERARGEESVIFGGRLGEYKYYDMDKVIASALKCAAQELERR; from the coding sequence ATGAAAAGATATGATTATCTTATCGTAGGCAGCGGTCTCTTCGGTGCTGTATTTGCCCATGAGGCCAAAGAACATGGTAAAAGATGCCTAGTTCTGGAAAGGCGCAGCTATAAAGGCGGCAATATATACTGCGAGAATAGGGATGGAATCAATATACACGCCTATGGTGGACATATATTTCACACATCCAATAAAGAAATCTGGGACTATGCCAGTCAGTTTGTAGAATTTAATAATTACGTAAACAGTCCTGTTGCTAATTATAAAGGGGAACTGTATAATCTGCCCTTCAATATGAATACTTTCCATGAAATGTGGGGGGTCATTACACCCCAGCAGGCCGCGGATAAAATTGCCGAACAGCGGGCGGTCATTACCCATGAGCCTCGGAATCTAGAAGAGCAGGCTATTTCCCTCGTTGGTACCGATATCTATGAGAAACTCATCAAGGGATACACTGAAAAGCAGTGGGGCCGTCCATGTACAGAACTTCCTGCTTTCATTATTCGCCGCCTCCCTGTGCGTTATACCTATGATAATAACTACTTTAACGATCGCTATCAGGGCGTGCCCGTTGGTGGTTACAATGTTCTGGTTGATGGGCTTCTCGAAGGAATAGAAGTGAAGACAGATATAGATTATCTGAAGGACAGACAGCATTGGAACAGTCTTGCTGATAGAATTATCTATACCGGTGCCATTGACGAGTACTTTGATTATTGTTACGGTGAGCTGGAATACAGAGGTCTGCGCTTTGAACTGGAACGGCATGAGATTTCTAATTATCAGGGCGTGGCAGCGGTAAACTATACAGATAGGGAAATTCCATATACCCGTATTATTGAGCACAAACATTTTGAATTTGGTATCCAGCCTGTAACCTATATTACAAAAGAATATCCAGCATCCTGGAAGCGGGGAGAAGAAGCTTACTATCCTGTCAATGATAAGAAAAATCAGGATCTCTATCAGAAATATGCAGAACGGGCCAGAGGTGAAGAGTCTGTTATTTTTGGCGGGAGACTTGGTGAGTACAAGTATTACGATATGGATAAAGTCATTGCTTCTGCACTGAAATGTGCAGCACAGGAATTGGAGAGGAGATAA
- a CDS encoding glycosyltransferase family 2 protein — protein sequence MERKFASEETKQLLFSVIMPVYNVEKYVSQAIESVLHQEFIDFELIIVNDCSPDGSLAICKKYAEKDHRITIISLDKNGGLSNARNVGMSAMRGRYVLFLDSDDWWDEDLLQSVADVIEQDEPDIVFFGYRDEWFSMDDRQLQTVHKIPKAISIKNNHLEVLRMSIILQAQDNDMYSWSANKAIKNKKKPSRFIDVPLSEDKEYIGRLWENASSLSVIAKSLLHYRRKKAGSLRSKYQPHFFKIHKLIWDYRYNQLLEAGLLDEGADVLKKQYLQIVYLTVQMMCYPEAHKSVADKIQFIHTAENDKHWDAIRDKSMRGAFQFQIMGFFFSHNIYPAVLFLGEMIYFIKVHSFWLWRHLR from the coding sequence ATGGAACGTAAGTTTGCAAGTGAAGAGACGAAGCAGCTATTATTTAGTGTTATTATGCCTGTTTATAATGTTGAAAAATATGTATCACAGGCGATTGAGAGTGTATTACACCAGGAATTTATAGACTTTGAACTTATTATTGTGAATGATTGCTCACCGGATGGAAGCCTTGCTATTTGCAAGAAGTATGCAGAAAAAGATCACCGTATCACCATTATTTCACTTGATAAAAATGGTGGATTATCGAATGCGCGTAATGTCGGAATGAGTGCTATGAGAGGTCGGTATGTATTGTTCTTGGACTCTGATGACTGGTGGGATGAGGATTTACTGCAATCTGTAGCCGATGTTATAGAACAGGATGAACCAGATATCGTTTTTTTTGGATATAGGGATGAATGGTTTTCCATGGATGATAGGCAATTACAGACAGTACACAAAATTCCTAAAGCAATATCTATAAAAAATAACCATCTGGAAGTCCTTAGGATGTCTATTATTTTACAGGCTCAGGACAATGATATGTATTCCTGGTCAGCAAATAAAGCAATAAAAAATAAAAAGAAACCCTCCCGGTTCATCGATGTACCATTAAGTGAAGATAAAGAATATATTGGTAGATTGTGGGAGAATGCATCGTCCCTTTCTGTAATTGCTAAATCGTTATTACATTATCGTAGGAAAAAAGCCGGTAGTTTACGGAGTAAATATCAGCCCCATTTTTTTAAAATTCATAAATTGATTTGGGATTATCGTTACAATCAACTTTTGGAAGCGGGACTGCTTGATGAAGGTGCGGATGTATTAAAAAAGCAGTATTTGCAAATTGTATACTTGACAGTCCAAATGATGTGTTATCCCGAGGCTCATAAAAGCGTAGCTGATAAAATTCAATTTATTCATACTGCGGAAAATGATAAACATTGGGATGCTATTCGTGATAAGTCTATGAGGGGAGCCTTCCAGTTTCAAATTATGGGTTTTTTCTTCTCTCATAATATTTATCCGGCTGTTCTCTTTTTAGGGGAGATGATTTATTTTATTAAAGTACATTCTTTTTGGCTATGGAGGCATTTGCGGTAA
- the wbaP gene encoding undecaprenyl-phosphate galactose phosphotransferase WbaP → MKQENSQPVKQHKKMNGFADRKLLAGLVFAVGDYMALTLSACLALYLRNIVMTYNVYHINLSYIFFWVPLFFMPFILYSGLYTKRMLTYKMTEKLFYASLYGTVFSIILMFIAQVAGEVSRLFVIFFVLFNFILLCFVRFLTNKILRKLRLLQIPILILGAGLSGEAITKEIRKDSGMGYKIIGFLEDNKPKTQYVSRYPILGGFGDLEKVVRETSVESVLIAAPGLSQSALSDLIYRAQFLVKDVGVIPNLVGVPMSNIEAESFFDAKIMVLHIKNNLARKSNQIVKRLFDVAATIIGGICILPVLFIVAAWIYHDSPGPVIYKHRRIGKNGKEFDCYKFRSMCVNSQEVLEELLASDPAAKEEWDRDFKLKNDPRITRSGAFLRKTSLDELPQLINVLKGEMSLVGPRPIVRKEVPRYEKFIKEYYSVLPGITGVWQVSGRSDIDYPERVRMDSWYVHNWSIWLDIVMLWRTVSVVLKRKGAY, encoded by the coding sequence ATGAAACAGGAAAACAGTCAGCCTGTAAAGCAGCATAAAAAAATGAACGGATTTGCGGACAGGAAACTTCTGGCAGGCCTTGTCTTTGCTGTGGGAGACTATATGGCATTGACTCTTTCAGCGTGTTTGGCACTGTATCTCAGAAACATTGTGATGACTTATAACGTATATCACATCAATTTATCCTATATATTTTTCTGGGTTCCTTTGTTTTTTATGCCCTTTATCCTGTACAGCGGGCTGTATACCAAGCGGATGCTTACTTATAAAATGACAGAGAAACTATTCTATGCCTCTTTGTATGGAACGGTGTTTTCCATTATCCTTATGTTTATCGCCCAGGTGGCGGGGGAAGTATCACGGCTTTTCGTGATTTTTTTTGTATTATTTAATTTTATACTTCTCTGTTTCGTTCGTTTTCTGACAAATAAGATCCTTCGTAAACTCCGCCTTCTTCAGATTCCTATCCTTATTCTCGGCGCCGGACTTTCCGGAGAGGCCATTACAAAGGAAATACGGAAGGATTCCGGCATGGGGTACAAAATCATCGGATTTCTGGAAGATAATAAACCGAAAACACAGTATGTCAGCCGTTACCCTATCCTTGGCGGATTCGGTGATTTAGAAAAAGTAGTGCGGGAAACAAGTGTGGAATCCGTCTTGATTGCCGCGCCCGGATTGTCCCAGTCCGCCCTGTCGGATCTCATTTACCGGGCCCAGTTTTTAGTGAAAGACGTGGGTGTCATCCCGAACCTGGTGGGGGTGCCGATGTCCAACATAGAAGCGGAGTCTTTTTTCGATGCCAAAATCATGGTGCTCCATATCAAAAATAATCTGGCAAGGAAATCGAACCAGATAGTCAAGAGGCTTTTTGATGTCGCAGCAACCATAATCGGCGGCATATGTATTCTGCCGGTCCTTTTCATAGTGGCTGCCTGGATATACCATGATTCGCCGGGACCGGTCATTTATAAGCATCGGCGGATTGGGAAAAATGGGAAAGAATTTGACTGCTATAAATTCCGCAGCATGTGTGTGAATTCCCAGGAAGTGCTTGAAGAACTTCTGGCATCGGATCCTGCGGCAAAAGAAGAATGGGACAGAGATTTCAAGCTGAAAAATGACCCCCGTATTACCAGAAGCGGAGCCTTCCTTAGGAAAACAAGCCTTGATGAACTTCCGCAGCTGATCAATGTATTAAAAGGGGAAATGAGCCTTGTAGGACCGAGGCCGATCGTCCGAAAAGAAGTGCCCCGCTATGAAAAATTTATCAAAGAGTACTACAGTGTCCTTCCCGGCATTACCGGTGTGTGGCAGGTAAGCGGGAGAAGTGATATAGACTATCCTGAGCGTGTCCGCATGGACAGCTGGTATGTCCATAACTGGAGCATATGGCTGGATATAGTCATGCTCTGGCGGACAGTCAGTGTGGTTTTGAAGCGTAAGGGAGCGTATTGA
- a CDS encoding glycosyltransferase family 32 protein translates to MIPRIIHYCWFGGNPMPVDVKTYINSWEKYCPDYEIQEWNESNFDVSENNYCREAYESKKWAFVSDYVRLKVLYEYGGFYMDTDVEVVKSLNPLRIYDAVSGYESKTHIQTGTLGACRNNEWIGMLLKDYDERHFIRKDGSLDLKTNVQSITKLTLKRYRMKLLGQKVTFGKNMVILPFDYLCAKHWDTGVIDKTSNTFTIHHFKGSWVTDEMKRYNNLLDKYYKKYIKMGIPANIAFYLCRIKATYEMYGMHDVIRKIGHKI, encoded by the coding sequence GTGATACCTAGAATTATTCACTATTGCTGGTTTGGCGGTAATCCTATGCCGGTAGATGTAAAAACATATATAAATTCATGGGAAAAATATTGTCCGGACTATGAGATACAGGAATGGAATGAATCAAATTTTGATGTTAGTGAAAATAATTATTGCCGTGAAGCCTATGAATCTAAAAAATGGGCATTTGTTTCTGACTATGTAAGATTGAAAGTTTTATATGAATATGGTGGTTTCTATATGGATACTGATGTAGAAGTGGTAAAATCATTGAATCCACTTCGCATCTATGATGCGGTGTCTGGATATGAGTCGAAGACTCATATCCAGACAGGCACTTTAGGTGCCTGTCGGAATAATGAGTGGATTGGCATGCTACTGAAAGATTATGATGAAAGACATTTTATTCGTAAAGATGGAAGTCTTGATTTAAAAACGAATGTACAGAGTATTACTAAATTAACGTTGAAGAGATATAGAATGAAACTTCTTGGTCAAAAGGTAACTTTTGGAAAAAATATGGTTATATTACCTTTTGATTACTTATGCGCAAAGCATTGGGATACAGGTGTGATTGATAAAACATCGAACACATTTACCATTCATCACTTCAAAGGATCATGGGTTACTGATGAAATGAAAAGATATAACAATTTATTAGATAAATATTATAAAAAATATATTAAGATGGGGATTCCGGCAAATATTGCATTTTATTTGTGTAGAATTAAAGCAACTTATGAAATGTATGGCATGCATGACGTAATTCGAAAAATAGGGCATAAGATTTAG